In Bufo gargarizans isolate SCDJY-AF-19 chromosome 6, ASM1485885v1, whole genome shotgun sequence, a single genomic region encodes these proteins:
- the LOC122940749 gene encoding keratin, type I cytoskeletal 17-like: MSSSYSIKQSTRSSGSSGGLGLGVHRGGSNRLSVGSYKPSSIHGGSGGRNISISTSRVMSSGASGLGSSLGGRFGGLAGGVGGGYSSNYCFGGGLGDGLLQGGEKETMQNLNDRLASYLDKVRSLEKANTELEIKIREWYEKQAPRPDHDYSHYYKTIEDLRNKILNATMDNASMLLQIDNARLAMEDFKTKYETELNLRLNVEGDINGLRRVLDELTLSRSDLELYIEGLKEELAYLKKNHEEEMNYLRGQVGGHVNVEMDAAPGIDLSRILSDMRDQYEGLAAENRKQVEAWYFKQTEELNKEVASHSEQIQSSKTEMTDLKRTFQSLEIELQTQLSMKEALEGTLAETEGRYCMQLSQIQDMISSVEAQLAELRSDMECQSCEYKMLMDVKTRLEQEIETYRRLLEGEDASISYKESPQTIRKIRTIVHDTVDGKVVSSREKVQQSTY, encoded by the exons ATGTCCTCCTCATATAGTATCAAGCAGAGCACTAGATCCTCTGGATCCTCAGGTGGATTGGGATTAGGTGTCCATCGTGGTGGCTCAAATCGGTTGTCTGTAGGTAGTTACAAGCCATCTAGCATCCATGGAGGCAGTGGTGGCAGAAATATCTCCATCTCCACTTCTAGAGTGATGTCCTCTGGGGCTAGCGGGCTTGGAAGTAGCCTAGGTGGAAGATTTGGTGGTCTAGCTGGTGGGGTAGGTGGTGGCTATTCATCTAATTATTGCTTTGGAGGTGGACTTGGAGATGGTCTTCTCCAAGGAGGTGAGAAGGAAACTATGCAAAACCTGAACGACCGTCTGGCCTCATACTTGGACAAAGTACGCTCCCTGGAGAAGGCCAATACTGAACTAGAGATTAAGATTCGTGAATGGTATGAAAAACAAGCACCAAGGCCAGATCATGACTACAGCCATTATTACAAAACCATTGAAGACCTTCGCAACAAG ATCCTCAATGCTACCATGGACAATGCCAGCATGCTCCTTCAGATTGATAACGCCAGACTGGCTATGGAGGACTTTAAGACCAA GTATGAAACTGAACTGAACCTGCGTTTGAACGTTGAAGGTGACATCAATGGACTACGCAGAGTCTTGGATGAACTTACTCTTTCTAGATCAGATCTGGAGCTCTATATTGAGGGCTTGAAAGAAGAACTGGCTTATCTAAAGAAGAACCATGAAGAG GAAATGAATTATCTTCGTGGACAAGTTGGCGGCCATGTCAATGTAGAGATGGATGCTGCCCCAGGTATTGACCTAAGTAGGATTTTGTCTGACATGAGAGACCAATACGAAGGGCTGGCTGCAGAGAACCGTAAGCAAGTTGAAGCCTGGTACTTCAAGCAG ACAGAGGAACTGAACAAAGAAGTTGCAAGCCACAGTGAACAAATTCAGTCCAGCAAAACAGAAATGACCGACCTCAAACGTACCTTCCAAAGCCTGGAGATTGAACTTCAGACACAACTAAGCATG AAAGAGGCACTGGAAGGCACCTTAGCAGAAACGGAAGGCCGGTACTGTATGCAGCTCTCTCAGATACAGGACATGATCAGCAGTGTTGAAGCTCAGCTGGCAGAATTAAGGTCAGATatggaatgccagagctgtgAGTACAAAATGCTCATGGATGTGAAGACCCGTCTGGAACAGGAAATCGAAACCTACAGGCGTCTCTTGGAGGGTGAAGATGCCAG TATTTCATACAAAGAAT CCCCTCAAACCATACGAAAAATCCGTACCATTGTTCACGATACCGTTGACGGAAAAGTGGTGTCCTCACGGGAGAAAGTCCAGCAATCAACCTACTAA